The Odocoileus virginianus isolate 20LAN1187 ecotype Illinois chromosome 3, Ovbor_1.2, whole genome shotgun sequence genome includes a window with the following:
- the F2RL3 gene encoding proteinase-activated receptor 4 has product MWVFLLLWPLALGFSLGDTQTPIGYEEVGSTAEGDDSTPRPHPRSFPGQPCTNDSNTLELPANSRALLLGWVPTRLVPALYGLALAVGLPANSLALWVLATQVPRLPSTVMLMNLAAADLLLALALPPRIAYHLRGQRWPFGEAACRLDTAALYGHLYGSLLLLAAVSLDRYLAVVHPLRARTLRGQRLAGGLCVTAWLAAAALAMPLALQQQTFRLARSDHVLCHDVLPTGAQASYWRPTFICLAGFGCFLPLLAMVLSYGATLRTLAAGGRRYGHALRLTALVLASAVGLFAPSNVLLLLHFSNPGPDAWGDLYAAYMPSLALSTLNSCVDPFIYYFVSAEFRSKVQEGLLRRAPGTTMASRERGSRAAGTRSSSVV; this is encoded by the exons ATGTGGGTATTCTTGCTGCTGTGGCCTCTGGCCCTGGGTTTCAGCCTGGGTGACACCCAGACCCCCATCGGCTATGAGGAGGTGGGGAGCACAGCAGAAGGCGATG ACAGCACACCGAGGCCCCACCCCCGCAGCTTCCCTGGCCAGCCCTGTACCAACGACAGCAACACTCTGGAGCTCCCTGCCAACTCTCGGGCCCTGCTGCTGGGCTGGGTGCCCACGAGGCTGGTGCCTGCACTCTACGGGCTGGCCCTGGCAGTGGGGCTGCCCGCCAACAGCCTGGCACTGTGGGTGCTGGCCACGCAGGTGCCCCGACTGCCCTCCACCGTGATGCTGATGAACCTGGCGGCCGCTGACCTGCTGCTGGCGCTGGCGCTGCCGCCACGGATTGCCTACCACCTGCGGGGCCAGCGCTGGCCCTTTGGCGAGGCCGCCTGCCGCCTGGACACAGCCGCACTCTACGGCCACCTGTACGGCTCCCTGTTGCTGCTGGCCGCTGTCAGCCTGGACCGCTACCTGGCCGTAGTGCACCCTCTGCGGGCCCGCACCCTGCGAGGCCAGCGCCTGGCCGGCGGGCTCTGCGTCACGGCCTGGCTGGCGGCAGCTGCCCTGGCGATGCCCCTGGCGCTGCAGCAGCAGACCTTCCGGCTGGCACGCTCTGACCACGTGCTGTGCCATGACGTGCTGCCCACCGGCGCCCAGGCCTCCTACTGGCGGCCCACCTTCATCTGCCTGGCGGGGTTCGGCTGCTTCCTGCCGCTGCTGGCCATGGTGCTGAGCTACGGGGCCACTCTACGCACGCTGGCGGCTGGGGGCCGGCGCTACGGCCACGCGCTGCGGCTGACCGCGCTGGTGCTGGCCTCTGCCGTGGGCCTCTTCGCGCCCAGCaacgtgctgctgctgctgcacttCTCAAACCCCGGCCCTGACGCCTGGGGGGACTTGTACGCCGCCTACATGCCCAGCCTGGCGCTCAGCACCCTCAACAGCTGTGTGGACCCCTTCATCTATTATTTCGTGTCTGCCGAGTTCAGGAGCAAGGTGCAGGAGGGCTTGCTCCGCCGGGCACCTGGCACCACCATGGCCTCCAGGGAGCGGGGCAGCCGAGCGGCGGGGACCCGGTCCTCCTCGGTCGTGTGA